A stretch of Myxococcus hansupus DNA encodes these proteins:
- a CDS encoding acyl-CoA dehydrogenase family protein, which yields MHVRTPEQASFAGAIDDFCRAQTGTRAQRDALTQHGAEFHNRVLYGQMAELGWLGVGISPEQGGSGGGLSEVCLFTERTNYGLAPVGGYVTTAVAAGPYAKFGTPAQREKVLGGIVRGRVEAIAISEPGAGSDVAAISCRARRISDGFIINGQKTWCSNAHLADHLLLIARTQTGTRHEGLTMFCVPTNTPGVEIRGIPTLNGKDVNDVYFTDCFLPESAVVGKVDQAWPQVMAGLNSERLILAAAMLGRGRRAFDDALAYVKERKQFGKSVGSFQALKHRIADLATELDCCELLLYRVAAMADEAPERMLPREASMAKLKATETAKRVALEGVQMMGGYGYATEYDMESHLRATVISTVYGGTSEIQRDIIGKTFGL from the coding sequence ATGCATGTGAGAACTCCGGAGCAAGCGTCGTTCGCCGGCGCCATCGATGACTTCTGCCGTGCGCAGACCGGGACACGCGCGCAGCGTGACGCCCTGACCCAGCACGGCGCTGAATTCCACAACCGCGTGCTCTACGGCCAGATGGCGGAGCTGGGCTGGCTCGGCGTGGGCATCTCCCCGGAGCAGGGCGGCTCCGGAGGCGGCTTGTCGGAGGTCTGTCTCTTCACGGAGCGGACGAACTACGGCCTGGCGCCCGTGGGGGGCTATGTCACCACCGCGGTGGCCGCCGGGCCCTACGCGAAGTTCGGCACCCCCGCGCAGCGCGAGAAGGTGCTGGGCGGCATCGTCCGGGGACGGGTGGAGGCCATCGCCATCTCGGAGCCCGGCGCGGGCTCGGACGTCGCGGCCATCTCCTGCCGCGCCCGGAGAATCTCGGACGGGTTCATCATCAATGGTCAGAAGACGTGGTGCTCCAACGCGCACCTGGCGGACCACCTGCTGCTGATTGCCCGCACGCAGACGGGCACTCGTCACGAGGGGCTCACCATGTTCTGCGTCCCCACGAACACGCCGGGCGTGGAGATACGCGGCATCCCCACGCTCAACGGCAAGGACGTCAACGACGTCTACTTCACTGACTGCTTCCTTCCAGAGAGCGCGGTGGTGGGGAAGGTGGACCAGGCGTGGCCGCAGGTCATGGCCGGGCTCAACAGCGAGCGGCTCATCCTGGCGGCGGCGATGCTCGGCCGGGGGCGGCGCGCCTTCGACGACGCCTTGGCCTACGTGAAGGAGCGCAAGCAGTTCGGGAAGTCCGTGGGCTCCTTCCAGGCGCTCAAGCACCGCATCGCGGACCTCGCGACGGAGCTGGACTGCTGCGAGCTGCTCCTCTACCGCGTGGCGGCGATGGCGGACGAGGCACCCGAGCGGATGCTGCCCCGCGAGGCGTCGATGGCGAAGCTGAAGGCGACGGAGACGGCCAAGCGCGTGGCGCTCGAAGGCGTGCAGATGATGGGCGGCTACGGCTACGCCACCGAATACGACATGGAGTCGCACCTGCGCGCCACGGTGATCTCCACCGTCTACGGCGGCACCAGCGAAATCCAGCGCGACATCATCGGCAAGACGTTCGGACTCTAG
- a CDS encoding 3-hydroxyacyl-CoA dehydrogenase NAD-binding domain-containing protein: MSEQSTIRWEQDADGIVVLTLDDPNQSANTMNAAYLKSMRATVDRLVKEKDSLSGVVITSAKKTFFAGGDLKDLLKVKKEDAKQSFELGQEIKAQLRALETLGKPVVAAINGAALGGGLEIALACHRRIVADVKGVQVGLPEVTLGLLPGGGGVVRTVRMLGIVDALMKVLLQGQRYRPQEAKDVGLVHEVVDSVEALLPAAKAWVKANPSAQQPWDVKGYKIPGGTPSHPGLAANLPAFPANLRKQIKGANMPAPRAIMAVAVEGTQVDVDTAFTIESRYFTELVTGQVAKNMIQAFFFDMQHINSGGGRPKGFPQYAAKKVGVLGAGMMGAGIAYVCAKAGIDVVLKDVSLASAEKGKQYSVKLVEKAIQRGKSTKEKGDALLARITPAADPAALKGCDVVIEAVFEDVKLKHQVFQEVQDVVAPDALLASNTSTLPISLLAEGVKRTDDFVGMHFFSPVDKMPLLELIAGKKTSDAALAKAIDIAVQIGKTPIVVNDSRGFFTSRVIGTFLNEAIAMVGEGIAPASIEQAGLQAGYPAAPLSLMDELTLTLPRKIRQETKAAAVAEGKPWAEHGSYAVVDALIDQHQRKGRSTGGGFYDYEDGKRAGLWKGLAQHFTKPGHTIPFEDMKDRMLFAEAVDTVRCFDEGVLRSAADANIGSILGIGFPAWTGGVAQFINGYEGPTGTGLRGFIARARELAAKYGPHFEPPASLVEKAEKGELLK; this comes from the coding sequence ATGAGTGAGCAGAGCACCATCCGCTGGGAACAAGACGCAGACGGCATCGTGGTCTTGACGTTGGATGACCCGAACCAGTCCGCGAACACCATGAACGCCGCGTACCTGAAGTCCATGCGCGCGACGGTGGACCGGCTGGTCAAGGAGAAGGACAGCCTCTCCGGCGTCGTCATCACCTCCGCGAAGAAGACGTTCTTCGCCGGTGGCGACCTGAAGGACTTGCTGAAGGTGAAGAAGGAGGACGCCAAGCAGTCCTTCGAGCTGGGCCAGGAAATCAAGGCGCAGCTCCGCGCCCTGGAGACGCTGGGCAAGCCGGTGGTCGCGGCCATCAACGGCGCGGCGCTGGGCGGTGGTCTGGAGATTGCCCTCGCGTGCCACCGCCGCATCGTGGCGGACGTGAAGGGCGTCCAGGTGGGCCTGCCCGAGGTGACGCTGGGCCTGCTGCCCGGCGGCGGCGGCGTGGTGCGCACCGTGCGCATGCTGGGCATCGTGGATGCGCTGATGAAGGTGCTGCTCCAGGGCCAGCGCTACCGCCCGCAGGAGGCGAAGGACGTCGGGCTGGTCCACGAGGTGGTGGACTCCGTGGAGGCGCTGCTGCCCGCCGCCAAGGCGTGGGTGAAGGCCAATCCCAGCGCGCAGCAGCCGTGGGATGTGAAGGGCTACAAGATTCCGGGCGGCACGCCGTCGCACCCCGGGCTCGCGGCCAACCTGCCCGCCTTCCCGGCCAACCTGCGCAAGCAGATCAAGGGCGCGAACATGCCCGCCCCCCGCGCCATCATGGCGGTGGCGGTGGAGGGCACGCAGGTGGACGTGGACACCGCGTTCACCATCGAGTCGCGCTACTTCACCGAGCTCGTCACCGGGCAGGTCGCGAAGAACATGATTCAGGCGTTCTTCTTCGACATGCAGCACATCAACTCTGGCGGTGGCCGGCCCAAGGGCTTCCCGCAGTACGCGGCGAAGAAGGTGGGCGTGCTGGGCGCCGGCATGATGGGCGCGGGCATCGCCTACGTCTGCGCCAAGGCCGGCATCGACGTGGTGCTCAAGGACGTGAGCCTCGCCTCGGCGGAGAAGGGCAAGCAGTACTCCGTCAAGCTGGTGGAGAAGGCCATTCAGCGGGGCAAGTCCACGAAGGAGAAGGGTGACGCGCTGCTGGCGCGAATCACCCCGGCCGCGGACCCCGCCGCGCTGAAGGGGTGCGACGTCGTCATCGAGGCCGTCTTCGAGGACGTGAAGCTCAAGCACCAGGTGTTCCAGGAGGTGCAGGACGTGGTGGCGCCGGACGCGCTGCTCGCGTCCAACACGTCCACGCTGCCCATCTCCCTGCTGGCCGAGGGCGTGAAGCGCACCGACGACTTCGTGGGCATGCACTTCTTCTCCCCCGTGGACAAGATGCCGTTGCTGGAGCTCATCGCTGGGAAGAAGACGAGCGACGCGGCGCTGGCGAAGGCCATCGATATCGCGGTGCAGATTGGGAAGACGCCCATCGTCGTCAACGACAGCCGGGGCTTCTTCACCAGCCGCGTCATCGGCACCTTCCTCAACGAGGCCATCGCCATGGTGGGCGAGGGCATCGCGCCGGCCTCCATCGAGCAGGCGGGCCTCCAGGCGGGCTACCCCGCCGCCCCGCTCAGCTTGATGGACGAACTCACGCTGACGCTGCCGCGCAAGATTCGTCAGGAGACGAAGGCGGCCGCCGTGGCGGAGGGCAAGCCCTGGGCGGAGCACGGCAGCTACGCCGTGGTGGACGCGCTCATCGACCAGCACCAGCGCAAGGGCCGCTCCACGGGTGGCGGCTTCTACGACTACGAGGACGGCAAGCGCGCGGGCCTGTGGAAGGGCCTGGCGCAGCACTTCACCAAGCCCGGCCACACCATCCCCTTCGAGGACATGAAGGACCGGATGCTGTTCGCCGAGGCCGTGGACACGGTGCGCTGCTTCGACGAGGGCGTGCTGCGCTCGGCCGCAGACGCGAACATCGGCTCCATCCTGGGCATTGGCTTCCCCGCCTGGACGGGCGGCGTGGCGCAGTTCATCAACGGCTACGAGGGCCCGACGGGCACGGGCCTGCGCGGCTTCATCGCCCGCGCGCGGGAGCTGGCGGCGAAGTACGGGCCGCACTTCGAGCCGCCCGCGTCGCTGGTGGAGAAGGCGGAGAAGGGCGAGCTGCTGAAGTAG
- a CDS encoding acyl-CoA dehydrogenase family protein, translating to MKAASRWGSEELEQVRALAASYFTKEVLPNVPKHVAQGYPDKALYRRAGELGLLCMSIPEAYGGGGGTFAHEAVLIEEQIRAGDPSMGFAVHCTIVAHYLLAYASEAQKEKWLPRLASGEWVGAIAMTEPGTGSDLQAISTRAVRDGDFYRVSGSKTFISNGHVCDFIIIAARTSDAKGHAGISLLCAEVSDTTPGFERGRILEKLGGKGQDTTELFFDDLKVPASNVLGGEEGRGFVQLMQQLPQERLSTALIAMASLERAMDVTVEYTKQRQVFGKPLFALQNTRFELAEVATLRRVCRTFIDDCIVSHLEGGLDVTTAAMAKYWVTDQACIVADRCLQLFGGYGYMKEYPIAHLFADTRVLRILAGANEVMKELVARSL from the coding sequence ATGAAGGCGGCTTCTCGATGGGGCTCGGAAGAGCTCGAGCAGGTGCGCGCGCTCGCGGCCAGCTACTTCACCAAGGAGGTCCTCCCCAACGTGCCCAAGCACGTGGCCCAGGGGTATCCGGACAAGGCGCTGTACCGGCGGGCCGGAGAGCTGGGGCTGCTCTGCATGTCCATCCCCGAGGCCTACGGCGGCGGTGGCGGCACCTTCGCGCACGAGGCGGTGCTCATCGAGGAGCAGATTCGCGCGGGTGACCCGTCCATGGGCTTCGCCGTGCACTGCACCATCGTCGCGCACTACCTGCTGGCCTACGCGTCGGAGGCCCAGAAGGAGAAGTGGCTGCCCCGGCTCGCGAGCGGTGAGTGGGTGGGCGCCATCGCGATGACGGAGCCGGGGACGGGCTCCGACCTCCAGGCCATCTCCACCCGCGCGGTGCGTGATGGGGACTTCTACCGGGTGAGCGGCTCGAAGACGTTCATCTCCAACGGCCACGTGTGTGACTTCATCATCATCGCCGCGCGCACCAGCGATGCGAAGGGCCACGCGGGCATCTCGCTGCTGTGTGCCGAGGTCTCCGACACGACGCCCGGCTTCGAGCGGGGACGCATCCTGGAGAAGCTCGGTGGCAAGGGCCAGGACACGACGGAGCTCTTCTTCGACGACTTGAAGGTCCCCGCCAGCAACGTCCTGGGCGGGGAAGAGGGCCGGGGCTTCGTGCAGTTGATGCAGCAGCTCCCCCAGGAGCGGCTGAGCACGGCGCTCATCGCGATGGCCAGCCTGGAGCGGGCCATGGACGTGACGGTTGAGTACACGAAGCAGCGCCAGGTGTTCGGAAAGCCTCTCTTCGCGCTCCAGAACACGCGCTTCGAACTGGCGGAGGTGGCCACGCTGCGCCGGGTCTGCCGCACCTTCATCGACGACTGCATCGTGTCGCACCTGGAAGGTGGGTTGGATGTGACAACGGCGGCCATGGCCAAGTACTGGGTGACGGACCAGGCGTGCATTGTCGCGGACCGTTGCTTGCAGTTGTTCGGAGGGTACGGCTACATGAAGGAGTACCCCATCGCCCACCTGTTCGCGGACACTCGCGTGCTGCGAATCCTTGCCGGTGCGAACGAGGTCATGAAAGAGCTCGTCGCCCGTTCCCTGTAG
- a CDS encoding AMP-dependent synthetase/ligase, whose translation MHPSFADLEAQCQSLANQLTLPLLLERNAREYTDAPALTAGETTLTWTQLRERTAALSRGLGALGLKRGERMMIMMSSRPEHWLIDYAAVHLGAISCTAYQTLSIEQIGYVAKQSQARIVVLEGAVEVGRWQPVLESLNALTHIIVVDAAAIPAGDARFVSFAEVEAKGRALHQADPSVFESGWKHIRPEDPIAMMYTSGTTGDPKGVVLSHRNAFYEAIAVDAVVPVPMRTTSIAYLPLAHIAERELGLYRFLYKALHVYICSDPAGVIPLMAKARPPAFFGVPRVWEKLAAGLKAKLDAMPSAQREPLLTAHATLVEVFRMEGSGREVPSQLALKAAEAEEKVLKPLRAAMGMDALKWASSGSAPIPVEVLEFLGGFGLKVLEVWGMSETTGCATINTPSDFRVGSVGRPLPGLQLRLAPDDEIFVRGPILFMGYLAADGQIVSAVDGDGWLATGDIGSVDAEGYLTITDRKKELLITSSGKNIAPSKIEGMLRAHPLVGQAIAIGDNRPYVTALISLDPDAAPVWAKARGLEARTLEALSRDASVRAELEALMTTVNVRLSRAEQVKHFHVVAENWTPVTGELTPSLKLKRRVILAQYAERIAAFYENA comes from the coding sequence ATGCACCCGTCGTTCGCAGACCTGGAAGCGCAGTGCCAATCCCTGGCGAATCAGCTCACGCTGCCGCTCTTGCTGGAGCGCAATGCCAGGGAATACACGGATGCCCCCGCGCTGACCGCGGGCGAGACGACGCTCACGTGGACCCAGCTCCGCGAGCGGACGGCCGCGCTCTCACGCGGGCTGGGCGCGCTCGGGCTGAAGCGCGGCGAGCGGATGATGATCATGATGTCCAGCCGTCCGGAGCACTGGCTCATCGACTATGCGGCCGTGCACCTGGGAGCCATCTCCTGTACCGCCTACCAGACGCTGAGCATCGAGCAGATTGGCTATGTCGCGAAGCAGAGCCAGGCGCGCATCGTCGTGCTGGAGGGCGCCGTCGAGGTCGGCCGCTGGCAGCCAGTGCTCGAGTCCCTGAACGCGCTCACGCACATCATCGTCGTGGATGCGGCGGCCATTCCCGCGGGTGATGCGCGCTTCGTGTCCTTCGCGGAGGTGGAGGCGAAGGGCCGTGCGCTGCACCAGGCCGACCCGTCTGTCTTCGAGTCGGGCTGGAAGCACATCCGGCCCGAGGACCCCATCGCGATGATGTACACCTCCGGGACGACCGGAGACCCGAAGGGCGTGGTGCTGAGCCACCGCAACGCCTTCTACGAGGCCATCGCGGTGGACGCGGTGGTGCCCGTGCCGATGCGGACCACCTCCATCGCCTACCTGCCGCTGGCCCACATCGCGGAGCGAGAGCTGGGGCTCTACCGGTTCCTCTACAAGGCCCTGCACGTCTACATCTGTTCGGACCCCGCGGGGGTGATTCCGTTGATGGCGAAGGCGCGTCCACCGGCCTTCTTCGGTGTCCCCCGTGTCTGGGAGAAGCTGGCCGCGGGGTTGAAGGCGAAGCTGGACGCGATGCCGTCCGCCCAGCGCGAGCCCTTGCTCACCGCGCACGCGACGCTGGTGGAGGTCTTCCGGATGGAGGGCTCGGGGCGGGAGGTGCCGTCCCAGCTCGCGCTGAAGGCGGCCGAGGCGGAGGAGAAGGTCCTCAAGCCCTTGCGCGCCGCCATGGGCATGGACGCGCTCAAGTGGGCGAGCAGCGGCTCCGCGCCCATTCCCGTGGAGGTGCTGGAGTTCCTCGGCGGCTTCGGGCTCAAGGTGCTGGAGGTCTGGGGCATGAGCGAGACCACCGGCTGCGCCACCATCAACACGCCCTCGGACTTCCGCGTGGGCTCCGTGGGGCGGCCCCTTCCCGGGTTGCAGTTGCGGCTGGCGCCCGATGACGAGATTTTCGTTCGGGGCCCCATTCTGTTCATGGGCTACCTGGCGGCGGATGGGCAGATTGTCAGCGCGGTGGATGGGGATGGCTGGCTGGCGACCGGCGACATCGGCTCGGTGGACGCGGAGGGATACCTCACCATCACCGACCGCAAGAAAGAGCTGCTCATCACCTCCAGCGGGAAGAACATCGCGCCGTCGAAAATCGAGGGCATGTTGCGCGCGCATCCGCTCGTCGGGCAGGCGATTGCGATTGGCGACAACCGCCCCTACGTGACGGCGCTCATCAGCCTGGACCCGGACGCCGCGCCGGTCTGGGCCAAGGCCCGCGGACTGGAGGCCCGGACGCTGGAGGCGCTCTCGCGGGACGCCTCGGTTCGCGCCGAGCTGGAGGCATTGATGACCACCGTCAATGTCCGGCTGTCGCGCGCGGAGCAGGTGAAACACTTTCACGTGGTGGCCGAGAACTGGACCCCCGTGACAGGCGAGCTGACGCCCAGCCTGAAGCTCAAGCGCCGCGTGATTCTGGCGCAGTACGCCGAGCGCATCGCCGCGTTCTACGAGAACGCCTGA
- a CDS encoding TetR/AcrR family transcriptional regulator — MSSADAPRWTRLEPDARREQILACATRLFGERPYADVSTTDIAREAGVARGLLNHYFGQKRDLYLKVVKRMLLMPGLEEKVSATGTLRQRVERSVEWYLDTVAAHGKTYVAVTGAGSIADPEVERIIAEADDVAAAKTLQFLGLKVEVGSDARHRAMMRSYAGLVKSTIREWIRGGTLSREDAHLLLSESLITIVRDVFPHLHQQPGPERPAPKAASKRGKDAK, encoded by the coding sequence ATGAGCTCGGCGGATGCACCGCGCTGGACGCGGCTGGAGCCCGACGCGCGCCGGGAGCAGATTCTGGCGTGTGCGACGCGGCTGTTCGGTGAGCGGCCCTACGCGGACGTCTCCACCACGGACATCGCCCGCGAAGCCGGTGTCGCCCGAGGGCTGCTCAACCACTACTTCGGCCAGAAGCGCGACCTCTACCTGAAGGTCGTGAAGAGGATGCTGCTCATGCCCGGACTGGAAGAGAAGGTGAGTGCGACCGGAACCCTGCGGCAGCGGGTGGAGCGCAGCGTCGAGTGGTACCTCGACACGGTGGCCGCCCACGGCAAGACGTACGTGGCCGTCACGGGGGCGGGCAGCATCGCGGACCCGGAGGTGGAGCGCATCATCGCGGAGGCGGACGACGTGGCCGCCGCGAAGACGCTCCAGTTCCTGGGCCTGAAGGTCGAGGTCGGCAGTGACGCGCGTCACCGGGCGATGATGCGCTCCTACGCGGGCCTGGTGAAGTCCACCATCCGTGAATGGATTCGCGGCGGCACGCTCTCTCGCGAGGACGCGCACCTGCTGCTGAGCGAGTCGCTCATCACCATCGTCCGTGATGTCTTCCCCCACCTGCATCAGCAGCCCGGTCCGGAGCGCCCCGCGCCGAAGGCCGCATCCAAGCGGGGCAAGGACGCGAAATGA
- a CDS encoding SDR family oxidoreductase, producing MTTSGPLAGRTLLMSGGSRGIGLAIGIAAGRLGGNVVLLAKTDTPDPRLPGTVHTAAQAIQDAGGQALAVVGDVREEADVQRAVDGAVARFGGIDFCVNNASALAPLKTEELPLKRFELMQQIQLRGTFLLTRAALPHLRRSPHAHILSLSPPVNLAPHWLGQHPAYTMAKYGMTLLTLGWAAEFAEAGIAANALWPRTLIATAAVKNLLGGDASMQRARAPEIMADAAVAILQRPPRDCTGQTFIDEDVLRDEGITDFSGYGGGPDVLLDLYVDP from the coding sequence ATGACGACCTCCGGGCCCCTGGCGGGACGCACGCTGCTGATGTCGGGAGGCAGCCGCGGCATCGGGTTGGCGATTGGCATTGCCGCGGGGCGGCTGGGCGGCAACGTCGTGCTGCTGGCGAAGACAGACACGCCGGACCCCCGGCTCCCCGGGACGGTGCACACGGCGGCGCAGGCCATCCAGGACGCGGGAGGCCAGGCGCTCGCGGTGGTGGGCGACGTGAGGGAGGAGGCGGACGTGCAACGTGCCGTGGATGGCGCGGTGGCGCGGTTTGGCGGCATCGACTTCTGCGTGAACAACGCGAGCGCGCTGGCTCCGCTGAAGACCGAGGAGCTGCCGCTCAAGCGCTTCGAGCTGATGCAACAGATTCAGCTCCGGGGGACGTTCCTGCTGACCCGCGCGGCGCTTCCCCACCTGCGCCGCTCGCCGCACGCGCACATCCTGTCGCTGTCCCCGCCTGTGAACCTGGCGCCGCATTGGCTCGGCCAGCATCCCGCGTACACGATGGCGAAGTATGGGATGACGCTGCTCACGCTCGGCTGGGCCGCGGAGTTCGCGGAGGCGGGCATCGCGGCGAACGCGCTCTGGCCCCGGACGCTCATCGCCACGGCGGCGGTGAAGAACCTGCTGGGTGGCGATGCGTCCATGCAGCGGGCCCGCGCGCCGGAAATCATGGCGGACGCCGCGGTGGCCATCCTCCAGCGCCCGCCGCGCGACTGCACCGGCCAGACATTCATCGACGAAGACGTCCTGCGCGACGAAGGCATCACCGACTTCAGTGGATACGGAGGCGGGCCGGACGTGCTGCTCGACCTCTACGTCGACCCCTGA
- a CDS encoding acetyl-CoA C-acetyltransferase, translating to MSQEAFIFDAVRTPRGKGRKGSLHGIKPISLLVGLVDALKKRHPNLDPKRIDDIVLGVVSPVGDQGADIARTLVLAAGLPETVGGVQLNRFCASGLTAVNMAAQQVRSGWEHLVIAGGVESMSRVPMGSDGGAWAMDPVTNFDTYFVPQGISADLIATIEGFTREDVDRYAERSQVLAGKAWAGGYFKNSIVPVVDQNGLTVLEHDELMRPDSTVASLGKLNPAFAVMGEAGGFDAVALQKYHHVERIEHVHTPGNSSGIVDGAALVLIGSEQVGKSLGLTPRARIAAVATSGADPTIMLTGPTPATQKLLQIAGLSVKDIDLFELNEAFASVVLKYQKDLGIPDEKLNVNGGAIAMGHPLGATGAMILGTMVDELERRKARRAVITLCVGGGMGVATLIERV from the coding sequence GTGAGCCAGGAAGCATTCATCTTCGACGCCGTTCGGACCCCTCGCGGCAAGGGCCGGAAGGGCTCGTTGCATGGCATCAAGCCCATCTCCCTGCTGGTGGGGCTGGTGGACGCGCTCAAGAAGCGCCACCCGAACCTGGACCCGAAGCGCATCGACGACATCGTGCTCGGCGTCGTCTCGCCCGTGGGCGACCAGGGCGCGGACATCGCGCGCACGCTGGTGCTGGCGGCGGGGCTGCCGGAGACGGTGGGCGGCGTGCAGCTCAACCGCTTCTGCGCCTCCGGCCTGACGGCGGTGAACATGGCCGCGCAGCAGGTGCGCTCGGGCTGGGAGCACCTTGTCATCGCGGGCGGCGTGGAGAGCATGTCGCGCGTGCCCATGGGCTCGGACGGTGGCGCGTGGGCCATGGACCCCGTCACCAACTTCGACACGTACTTCGTGCCGCAGGGCATCTCCGCGGACCTCATCGCCACCATCGAGGGCTTCACCCGCGAGGACGTGGACCGCTACGCGGAGCGCTCGCAGGTGCTCGCGGGCAAGGCGTGGGCGGGCGGGTACTTCAAGAACTCCATCGTCCCCGTGGTGGACCAGAACGGGCTCACCGTGCTGGAGCATGACGAGCTGATGCGCCCGGACTCCACCGTGGCGTCGCTGGGCAAGCTCAACCCGGCCTTCGCCGTGATGGGTGAGGCGGGCGGCTTCGACGCGGTGGCGCTGCAGAAGTATCACCACGTGGAGCGCATCGAGCACGTGCACACGCCGGGCAACTCGTCGGGCATCGTGGACGGCGCGGCGCTGGTGCTCATCGGTTCGGAGCAGGTGGGTAAGTCGCTGGGCCTCACGCCGCGCGCGCGCATCGCCGCGGTGGCCACGTCCGGCGCGGACCCGACCATCATGCTCACCGGTCCGACGCCGGCCACGCAGAAGCTGCTTCAAATCGCGGGCCTGTCGGTGAAGGACATCGACCTGTTCGAGCTGAACGAGGCCTTCGCCTCGGTGGTGCTCAAGTACCAGAAGGACCTCGGCATTCCGGACGAGAAGCTCAATGTGAACGGCGGCGCCATCGCCATGGGGCACCCGCTGGGCGCCACGGGCGCGATGATTCTGGGGACCATGGTGGACGAGCTGGAGCGCCGCAAGGCGCGCCGCGCGGTCATCACCCTGTGCGTGGGCGGTGGCATGGGCGTGGCCACCCTCATCGAGCGCGTCTGA